Part of the Pseudomonas chlororaphis genome, GTCGTCCTTCGACTACATGGCGTCGACCCCGACCCTGTTCAACGCCGGCACCCTGCGTCCACAGCTGTCCAGCTGCTACCTGACCACCGTTCCGGACGACCTGTCGGGCATCTACGGCGCGATCCACGACAACGCCATGCTGTCGAAATTCGCCGGCGGCCTGGGCAACGACTGGACCCCGGTGCGCGCATTGGGCTCGTACATCAAGGGCACCAACGGCAAATCCCAGGGCGTCGTGCCGTTCCTCAAGGTAGTCAACGACACCGCCGTTGCGGTCAACCAGGGCGGCAAGCGCAAAGGCGCGGTCTGTGCGTACCTGGAAACCTGGCACATGGACATCGAAGAGTTCATCGAGCTGCGCAAGAACACCGGTGACGATCGCCGTCGTACCCACGACATGAACACCGCCAACTGGATCCCTGACCTGTTCATGAAGCGCGTCTTCGACGACGGCAAGTGGACCCTGTTCTCGCCGTCCGAAGTACCGGACCTGCACGACCTGACCGGCAAGGCCTTCGAAGAGCGCTACGAGTACTACGAAGCCCTGACCGAGTACAACAAGATCAAGTTGTTCAAGGTCGTCCAGGCCAAGGACCTGTGGCGCAAGATGCTCTCGATGCTGTTCGAGACCGGCCACCCATGGCTGACCTTCAAGGATCCGTGCAACCTGCGCAGCCCGCAGCAGCACGTGGGCGTGGTCCACAGCTCGAACCTGTGCACCGAGATCACCCTGAACACCAACAAGGACGAGATCGCCGTCTGCAACCTGGGCTCGATCAACCTGCCGAACCACATCGTCGACGGCAAGCTGGACACCGCCAAGCTGCAACGCACCGTGAACACCGCCGTGCGCATGCTCGACAACGTGATCGACATCAACTACTACTCGGTCCCACAGGCGAAGAACTCCAACTTCAAGCACCGTCCGGTCGGCCTGGGCATCATGGGCTTCCAGGATGCGCTGTACCTGCAACACATCCCGTACGGTTCCGATGCCGCGGTCGAGTTCGCCGACAAGTCCATGGAAGCGGTCAGCTACTACGCGATCCAGGCGTCCTGCGACCTGGCCGACGAGCGCGGTGCCTACGAGACGTTCCAGGGTTCGCTGTGGTCCAAGGGCATCCTGCCGCTGGACTCTCAACAGATCCTGATCGCGTCCCGTGGCGAGAAGTACATCGACGTTGACCTGAACGAATCCCTGGACTGGGCACCGGTTCGCGCCCGTGTGCAGAAAGGCATCCGTAACTCCAACATCATGGCCATCGCACCGACCGCCACCATCGCCAACATCACCGGCGTGTCGCAGTCGATCGAACCGACCTACCAGAACCTGTACGTGAAATCGAACCTGTCGGGCGAGTTCACCGTGATCAACCCGTACCTGGTCCGCGACCTCAAGGCCCGTGGCCTGTGGGACTCGGTCATGATCAACGACCTGAAGTACTACGACGGTTCGGTGCAGCAGATCGAGCGCATCCCGCAGGAACTCAAGGCGCTCTACGCCACCGCATTCGAAGTGGACACCAAGTGGATCGTCGACGCCGCCAGCCGTCGCCAGAAGTGGATCGACCAGGCTCAGTCGCTGAACCTGTACATCGCCGGCGCCTCGGGCAAGAAGCTGGACGTGACCTACCGCATGGCCTGGTACCGTGGCCTGAAGACCACCTACTACCTCCGTGCCCTGGCCGCTACCAGCACCGAGAAGTCGACCATCAACACCGGCAAGCTGAACGCTGTTTCCAGCGGCGGCAACCACGGTGACGATTCGGTCCTGGCCGCTCCCGCCGGCCCGGCGCCAGTGCCAAAGGCCTGCGCGATCGACGAGCCGGATTGCGAAGCTTGCCAATAAGCTGAGCCGGCGGGCGTTGCAAAGCGCCCGCTGAAAGAAGCCCCCGATAGACCGCTGGTTTATCGGGGGTTTTCTTTTGGGTGGAGGAAAGTAGCGCCTGACCTGGCCCCATCGCGAGCAAGCTCGCTCCCACAAGGGAACGCATTCCAATGTGGGAGCGGGCTTGTTCGCGAAGGCGTCGGTACATCCAACAACAGTCATTGACTGAACCACCGCTTTCGCGAGCAAGCCCGCTCCCACAGGGATCTGAATGAACACAGGTCTATTCGCGATACGGCCAGAACAAGCGGAGCAGAAAAAAGCCCCTCTTGCGAGGGGCTCCTTGTGCAGCCTTCAAGCCACCTGAGGCATCAGGTCATCTGAATGATGGTCTGCATGATGGTGCTTTGGGTGGAGATGGTCTTGGCGTTTGCCTGGTAGTTGCTCTGCGCCTTGATCAGCTCGACCAGTTCGTTGGTCAGGTTGACGTTGGACTCTTCCAGGGAGTTGGAGACGATCGAACCCAGGGTGCCAGTGGTTGGAGCGTCGTAGCCCGGGATACCCGAGTCGAAGGTTTCCTTCCAACTGGTGCCACCTACCGGTTGCAGGCCCTGCTCGTTGGTGAAGCTGGCAAGGGCGAGCTGGCCGATCGGCTTGGTCTGGTTGTTGCTGAAGTTGGCCAGCAATACGCCGCTGCCGTCGATGGTCAGGTTGGTGATCTGGCCGGTGGCGTAGCCGTTCTGGGTCGGGATCGAACGCGCAGTGTCGGCGTTGAACTGCGTGGTGTTGGTCATCGAGATCGTGATGCTTGGCGCACTCGCAGCCCCGTTGGCCGCCCACACGCCGTTGGTCACGGTGCCCGGCACCCAGCCCGTCAGCACCAGGTCGTTGTTGATGGTCGCAGGAGGCGTGCTCACCTGGGTCAGCTTGCCGCTCGAATCGAAGGTCATGGTCGAAGGCACCGGTGCGGTCGCCCCCGTCGTGGTCGGCAAGCTGCCGTTGAGGTTACGACCGTCGATCAGCGTATAGACGTTCCAGGTGTTGCCAGCCGTCTTGACCATGTACTGGTCCATGGAGTGCTGGTTGCCCTGGGTGTCATAGACCGGGGTGGTGAACTGCTTGGTGAAGGTCGCCGTGTCGCTCGGGTTGAACGCCGCGGTGATCGCCGGCGCCGTCGAGTTCAGGTTGATGGTCGACGACACCAGGCTGGTCGCTTGCGGCGGCAGGTTGGAGGTGTCGATGCGCAGGTCGGTCAGGATGCCGTTCTGGATCTTGCCGTTGGCGTCCACACCGTAGCCTTGCAGGCGCGAAGTGCCATCGGTGTTGGTGATGAAGCCTTCCTTGTCGGTCTTGAAGGTACCGGCACGGGTGTAGCTCAGCGAACCGTCGTTGCTCAGGACGAAGAAGCCCTGGCCCTGGATGCCCATGTCCAGCACGTTGCCGGTGTTGTTGACGTCACCCTGGCCGAACTGTTGGGAAACGTTGGCCAGGCGCACGCCGTTGCCGACGGTCTTGCTGCCCGAACCCAGCTTGGTGGCCGAGTAGACATCTTCGAATTCCGCGCGAGACGATTTGAAACCGGTGGTCGCCACGTTGGCGATGTTGTTGCCGGTAACGTCCAGCTGCTTGTTGGCTGCATAGAGACCGCTAAGGCCGATGTTGAAAGACATTTTCCACTCCTTTGCCGGGTTAGTCGGCTCTTACATACCAATAGTTTGTACTTTGGACAGGGCGATGCTGCCCAGCCCGGCGAGGTTGAGCATCAACTCACCGCCCGTCTGGCTGATCGTCACGCTGCTGACCGTTGCCGGCAGGTTGGTGATCAGCGACGTGGCCTGGCCGTCGATAGTCGTCGAGGCCGCGAAGGTATAAGTGCCCGACTCGACCGTCGTGCCCGCGTCGTTCTTGCCATCCCAGATGAAGGCGGAATTGCCGGCCTTCTGGCTGCCCAGGTCGATGGTGCGCACGGTCTTGCCGTCCTTGTCGACGATCTTGACCGCGACGGAGGAAACCGATGCCGGGACCACCACCGTGCCGTTGAGGCTCTTGGAGGTATCGACCACGGCCTTGTCGCCCGGGGCAATGACCGAGCGCCCGACCAGCGACGACGCCTGCAAGGCCTGGGACGAGTTGTAGTTGCCGGCGATACCGCTCACCGTCTGGTTGAGGGTGGTGATGCCTTCCAGGCTGCTGAACTGCGCCAGTTGGGCCACGAACTCGCCGTTGTCCTGGGGCTCCAGCGGGTTCTGGTTCTTCAGTTGGGTAACGAGCAGTTGCAGGAACGCATCCTTGCCCAGCTCCTTCTTGCCGGTCGCCGCGCTGGTGGCCGAGGTCAGGCTGTCGCTGGCGCTAGTGGTCTTGACCGACGAGTTCGCCAGGATCTCGTTGAGACTCAGACCACCGGTGGTGTTGGTAACACTCATGTGACTCGCCCCTTATCACTGACCGAGGGTCAGGACCTTCTGCATCATGGTTTTGGCGGTGTTCATCATTTCGGCGTTGGTCTGGAACGAACGACTGGCGGAAATCATGTCGGCCATTTCCTCGACGACGTTGACGTTCGGGTAGTAGACGTAACCCTTGGCGTCGGCAGCCGGATGGTTAGGCTCGTAACGTGCTTCGAGGTTGCTCTGGTCTTCGACCACGCCCAACACCTGCACGCCCTGCCCGGCCGCGTCCTGCTCCTGGAACAGCGAGTCGCTGCCGCCGTTCTGGCCAGCCTGGAACATGGTGGCGAACACCGGGTGACGAGCACGGTAGGTCTGGTCGATGCTCGACGACACGGTCTCGGCGTTGGCGATGTTACTGGCGACGGTGTTCAGGCGAGTGGTCTGGGCACTCATGGCACTGCCGGCGATGTTGAATACGCTCGCGATCGACATGGATTACTCTCCGCGCAGGGCCGATACCAGCCCTTTGAATTTGCTGTTGAGCAGCGTGAAGCTGGCCTGGAAGTTCACGGAGTTCTCCGCGTAGTTGGACTGTTCCAGTTGAGCGTCCACGGTGTTCTGGTCGATGGACGGTTGCATCGGCGTGCGATACATCAGCGACTCGTCGCCATTGCCCAGGCCCTCGGCCTCGATATGACGGCTGTTGGTCATGTTCAGGGCGAAGCTGCCGTTCTTGGTCTTCTCGTTCTGCTCGGCGAGCACTTTGGAGAAGTCCAGATCCCGGGCCTTGTAGTTCGGGGTATCGGCGTTGGCGATGTTGTTGGCCAAGACTTCGGCACGCTGGGCGCGGAAGCCCAGGGCCTTTTCATGGATACCGAGCGCTTTATCGAAGCTGATGCTCATGGCACAAACCTTTGGGTGACCAATGTACGTACGATGGCTATAGCAAGCGTCGTGCCACTTTCCAAAAGCCCATAAACCGGGGCTTTGCGGGCAGCGGCAAGGCGGCAATGCCAGAAAAGCGGCAATGGGTTTCCGCTTGGCTGCCGCTTTTCTGCCGCTCTCAGCGTCAACGGCGATTAATTGTGGGAGCGGGCTTGCCCGCGAAAGCGGTGTATCAGTCGGCATCAATGTCTCTATTGGATCGCCTTCGCGGGCAAGCCCGCTCCCACAGGAGATTGGGGGGATTTGATGAAAGGTGGCAGGCAAAAAAAGGGAGCCTTAAAGGGCTCCCGTTTTTTGACACACCGGCCAATCACTTCGCCTGGTAGATGATCCCTGGGCTGCACTGGACCATCTGGTAATGATCCGGCAAGCCGTTCAACGCCTCGGAAGCCCCGAGGAACAGGTAGCCACCGGGCTTCAGGGTGCCGTGGATACGCATCAGGATGTCCTTCTTCACTTCGGCCGAGAAGTAGATCAGCACGTTGCGGCAGAACACGATGTCGAACTTGCCCAGGCTGGCATAGCTGTCCAGCAGGTTGAACGAGCGGAACTCCACCCGGTTCTTGATCGGCGCCTTGACCACCCAACGCCCCGGCCCCTTCGGATCGAAGTAGCGCTGCAAGCGATCGGGCGACAGGCCGCGACCGATGGCCAGGCTGTCGTACTCGCCGGTCTTGCAGTTGTTGAGCATGGTCCCGGACAGGTCGGTGGCGACGATCTGCACGCCCCCCTTCAACTGGCCGATGTTGGTCCGCTCGAACTCGTCGATGGACATCGACAGCGAATACGGCTCCTGTCCCGACGAGCAGGCCGCCGACCAGATCCGCAGGCGCTGGCCCGGACTGGCCTTGATGGCCGCCGGCAGCACTTTGTTCTTCAACACCTCGAACGGATAGGTGTCGCGAAACCACAAGGTTTCGTTGGTGGTCATGGCGTCCACCACCATCTCGCGCAAGCCACTGCGCGGCTGGGTCTGGATGCGCTGCACCAGCTCGCCCAACGTCTTGAGGCCCTGTTGCTCCATCAATTTGTTGAGACGGCTCGACACCAGGTATTGCTTGTTTTCACCAAGCAATATGCCACAGGCTTTTTCCAGGAAGACCCGGAACTGTTCGAAATCCAAATTACCCGTAGACAAGATACCGCCTCTTTCATTGTATTGATGTGCCGGGCGCACAATGCGCCCGACCTTTTATTCTACTGACTTGATTCGATCGACCACCCGGGACGCCAGGTCATCGGGCCGGAATTTTGCCAGGAAATCGTCGGCACCGACCTTCTTGACCATCGCCTGGTTGAACACCCCGGACAACGACGTGTGCAAGATGATATGCAGTTTCTGCATACGCGGGTCGCTGCGGATCTCCGAAGTGAGGGTGTACCCGTCCATCTCCGGCATCTCGATGTCGGAGATCATCATCAGGAACTCCTCTTCCGGCTTCTTGCCCTCGTCGACCAGCGTGCGCAGGTAATCCAGCGCCTGCCGACCGTCGTTCAACGCAATCACCTCGACGCCGATGGTTTGCAGGCAACGGGTCACCTGTTTGCGCGCCACCGACGAATCATCCACGGTCAGTACCCGCAGCGAAATCGCCTTGTGCTGGGTTTCGGCATCCACCACACCCTGGGAAATCGTTTCCGTGGTCGGCGCCACTTCGGCGAGGATTTTCTCCACGTCGATGATTTCCACCAACTGGCTATCGACCCGGGTCACCGCCGTCAGGTAGTGATCGCGACCGGTGCCCTTGGGCGGCGGATGGATCTCCTCCCAGTTCATGTTGACGATGCGTTCCACCGAGCGCACCAGGAAACCCTGGGTCTTGGTGTTGTACTCGGTGATGATCACGAACGGATTGCTCTGGTCCATCAACCGCCCCGAACCGGTCGCCATCGCCAGGTCGAGGATGGGGATGGTCGCTCCCCGAATGTTTGCCACACCGCACACCACGGGACTGGACTTGGGCATCAGGGTCAGCTTGGGGCATTGCAGCACCTCGCGCACCTTGAATACGTTGATCCCGTACAACTGCTGGCCGTCGAGACGGAACAGCAACAGCTCCAGGCGATTCTGACCGACCAGCTGTGTCCGCTGGTTTACCGAGTCCATTACTCCCGCCATGCCCTGACTCCTACCTAACGCTAATGGGTCCGACGCGCATTCATCACTAAACGGCACGGGGCTTGCTATTCAACCGGCATGAACGCACAAACGACATTTTCTCGACGCCTGACCACTCACTGCCGCCACTGGCTCGGTGCACTGTTGGCTGCCTGCCTGTTCACCTGGGGCAACCCGGCTCTCGCGGAGGCTCCGGTTACCTTGCCTGATCTCCTTATCGGCGTCACTCAGGGCTTTCTTGAATTCACCGTAGAAGACTATCTGGCAACCAGTCAAACCGAAGGTCGCTACGAAATCGAAGTCAACCAGCTCGACCCACGCCTGCGCATGCCGATGTGCGACAAGGAATTGACTGCCTCGCTGGAAAGCCCGGCCCGCCCGCTGGGCCGCGTCACAGTGAAGGTGCGCTGCGACAGCGCCGCGCCCTGGACGGTGTTCGTGCCCGCCCAGGTGCGCCTGTTTCGTGAAATCGTCACGACCACTCGTCCACTCAAGCGGGCCGGGATCGTCGAGCCGCAGGACGTGGTGCTGCGCGAACGTGACGTCAGCCAGATCAGCCAGGGCTTCCTGACGTCGGTGGATGAGGCCATCGGGCAGAAACTTGTCCGACCAATGGTCGCCGACCAGGTCATCACCCAGGTGCACCTGGAACAGGCCGAAGTGGTCCGCAAGGGCGACCAGGTGGTCATCACCGCCCGCAGCGGCACCCTGGCCGTGCGAATGCCCGGCGAGGCCCTGTCCAACGGCGGCATGCGCGAGCAGATCCGAGTGAAGAACCTCAACTCCCAACGGGTGATCAAGGCTCAGGTCATCGCCCCCGGCCAGGTGGAAGTGGCCATGTAGTACTTTACGCAGGCAGGCAGAAAGCTGGCGCTTGACCTCGCTGTTCCCTAGACTGTGCCTTACGCAAAGGCAAGCGCAGACGTGCGCACGTTCATTGGATAAATGAGCCTAAAGTTTTTTTAGGGATGGCCGAAAACATGGCAAGCGTCCAAATATCCAGAGGTTTTCTACCATGGTCATCGACTTCAATCGTTTAAACAGCTCTTCACCGTTGACAGGCACTACGCGTACCAGCGCCAGCAAGGAAGCCGACAAATCCGCGCCGTTGTCTACGCCGGCCGAACAAGTCAGCAATGGAGAGTCGGTTCACCTCAGCAATGAGGCTCAGCAGTTGCAGAAGGTCACTGACAAGCTGCGCGATCAACCTGTCGTCGACAACGCCCGCGTGGCCGAGTTGAAAGCAGCCATCGCCGATGGCAGCTATAAAGTCGACAGCAACCGCGTAGCCAGCAAACTGCTCAACTTCGAAGCCCAGCGCTAGGCCGCCGCCTGCGCCAGGCTTTTGGACGCTTAAGACCTAAGGCCAGCCATGCACGACACGACTTTATTGCAACTGATCATCGACGACTTTGTCCCAGCGCAACAATTGCTGGAACTGCTGCAGACCGAATCACTGGCGCTGCACGGTCGCGACATGCCCTTGCTGGAAAACATCCTGGCACAGAAGCAGGCATTGATCATTTTGCTCGACCAGCATGGCCGCAAGCGCAGCGAGATCCTCGCCAGCCTCAACCTGCCCGCCAGCCCCGACGGCCTCGAGCAGTTGGCCAGCCAGTCGTCGATCGGCGACCAGCTCCTCGCCCAGAGCGCTGTCCTGACTGACCTGCTCGCCCAATGCCAGGCCGCCAACGCGCGCAATGGCCAGTCGATCCAGGTCCAGCAGGCCGCCACCGCCAATCAGTTGCGCATCCTCAATGGCGGTGAAATCCCGACGCTGTATGACGCTCGCGGTTCGACCGCCAAGATGGTCAAGCACCGCCCGCTCAGCCAGGCATGAAACGAACCATGCCGGCGCTCTATCAACGCGCGATACATGCTGGCAAAATGCTGGCTCTTTGTAGTCGTATTTTGCCTGGAGATTGACCCACCGTGTTCAATGCCTCAAACGCGGATGATGCTCCGCAACCGCCCAAGGTCCTTACCACGCCCCTGGAAATCTCCGGCAACCTGCGGATGCTGCAAGATAGCCATGACCCGCTGATCATCACCTTCCACGAACGCACCCAACGCTTCCAGAGCTACCTGGTGGACGTGAACCGCGAGAACAACTCCCTCGCCCTCGACGAAATGATCCCCCGGGACGGTGAACGGTTCCTGCTGGCGGGCGAGCCATTTCGCGTCGAGGGCTTCCACGACGGCGTGCGCATCGCCTGGGAAAGCAACGGCCCGCTGACCATCAGCGACACCAGCGACGGCCGCTGCTACCGCGGCGCCCTGCCTGACGAAGTGGTCTATCATCAACGTCGCAACGCCTTTCGTGCCGCCCTGAAGCTGGCACAACTGGTGGACGTCGAACTGGGCGGCGAAAAGCTCAAGGCGGCAGTAAACGGCAAGTTGCTGGACATTTCCGCCACCGGCTGCAAGCTGCGCTTTGACGGCGACATCACCGAACGCCTGCAACTGGGCCAGGTCTACGAGCGCTTCATCGCTGCCCTGCCCTTCGGCAACATGACGGCCCCGGTCGAATTGCGCTACCTGCATTTCGAAGAAAGGATCAACACCACCTTCGCTGGCGTGCGCTTCCACAACATCAGCGGCCTGGTGCAGCGCCAGGTCGAGCGGTTCGTCTACCAGCTCCAGCGCGAAGCCCGTCGTTTCGACAAAGATGATCTCTGATCCGCCGCATTAAAAAAACGGGCAGCCCCTTGCGGTGACTGCCCGTTTTTTTATGCGCGATTACGGCCTGGCTTGAGTAAAGCTGGGGGCCTGCGGCTCGTCATCGGCCGCTTCGGCTTCTGCAACCGGTTCAGGCTCGGGCTCAGGCTCGGGCTCAACGTCCGATGCGGCCGGCGCCTGCATCTGCTCCTGCACCACCTGCTCATCCACCCGAGGGTCAAGGCACGCTACCAGCGGCGAGCTCGACATGCTGTCGGGCATGGCCACGTGGTGCAGCGGAGCGTCGTCGACCTGGTGCAGGTTGGTGACCGCTTTCGGCCGAATCCGCCACACCAGTATCAAGGCGAAGAAGGCGGAAAACGCATACAGCATGTGGCTGCCGAACAGCTTCATCAGTATCCCGGCCACCAACGGCCCGATACTGGCACCGACGCCATAGGTCACCAACAGCATCGCCGTCAGCGACACTCGCCGATCCGCCTCGACGTGGTCATTGGAGAACGCCACCGCCAGCGGATACAGGCAGAACTGGACCAGCGAGCAGAAGAACCCGGCGATGAACAGCACTTCCAGCGGCACACTCGACAGGATCGCCAATGGCATCGCACAGATTGCCAGGGCCAATGCAAAGCAGCGGATCAGCAACGCCCGGTCGTAGCGATCGGACAGCCAGCCCAAGGGCCACTGCACCAGCAGGCCGGCGAAGATGCAGCTCCCCATGAACAGGCCGACCTGCTCGGTCGACAGGCCCTGCTGGGAGGCATACAACGGCGCCAGGCCATAGAAGGAACCGACGATCAACCCCGAGCCCAACACCGTGCTGAGCGACTGCGGGACGCGCTTGATGAAGAACCGCGGCTCCATCGGCGCCGGACGCAGCGGCGCCGGGTGAATCCGTCGGGTCAGCGCCACCGGCACCAGGCACAAGGTGAAGCACAGCGCCACCAGCATCAGCAATTCCAGGCCCAGGGCCGGATGGATCACCAGGATCAACTGGCCCAGCACCATCCCCAGGTACGAGGCGATCATGTAACCGCTGAACACCACCCCGCGCTGCTTGGCGTCGGCCTGCTCGTTGAGCCAGCTCTCGATGACCATGTACTGGCACATCATGCCGAGGCCGACAATCATCCGCAGCACGATCCAGGCCGGCAGCCAGTTCACCAGCCCGTGGCCCAGGACTGCCGCCCCGACGATCCCGGCGCAGGCCGAGTAGGCGCGGATATGCCCGACGCGGGCAATCAGCCGATGGCCGATCTTGCCGCCCAGCACCAGGCCGAAATAGTTGGCCGCCATCAGCGCACCGACCCACAGGCTGTCCACGTGGTCGGCGGCCAGGCGCAAGGCCAGGTAGGTACTCAAGAGGCCCGAGCCGATCAACATCATCAGCGAGGCGAAATAAAGCGCTCGAAAAGGTTTCCAGACTTGGCGCATCGGCGTTCCGAGCGGCTCCTTGAGGTGGGGTAAGGGCTACCCTTGAAGATAGCCCGGATACAACGATTCGTTATGCCTGGGCCGCCAGAATGCGGCGTTCCCAGGGTGTGATCTCATCGAAGAAGCTGGCCAGCTCAAGGGTCTTCGAAGCAACGTAGCCTTCGATGAACTCCTCACTGAACAGTTCCTTCGCCAGATGAC contains:
- a CDS encoding ribonucleotide-diphosphate reductase subunit alpha (Catalyzes the rate-limiting step in dNTP synthesis), whose protein sequence is MHTDTTRENPQGTAPLAADSSPDLSATAPGQLRVIKRNGTVVAYTDDKITVAITKAFLAVEGGTAAASSRIHDTVARLTEQVTATFKRRMPSGGTIHIEEIQDQVELALMRAGEQKVARDYVIYRDSRAKERATRAPSEAPVQAHPSIRIARADGSLAPLDMGRLNTIVTEACEGLEEVDGDLIQRETLKNLYDGVALKDVNTALVMTARTLVEREPNYSFVTARLLMDTLRAEGLSFLDVAESATHHEMADLYAKALPAYVAKGIEFELLNPVLASFDLEKLGKAINHERDQQFTYLGLQTLYDRYFIHKDGIRFELPQIFFMRVAMGLAIEEKQKEDRAIEFYNLLSSFDYMASTPTLFNAGTLRPQLSSCYLTTVPDDLSGIYGAIHDNAMLSKFAGGLGNDWTPVRALGSYIKGTNGKSQGVVPFLKVVNDTAVAVNQGGKRKGAVCAYLETWHMDIEEFIELRKNTGDDRRRTHDMNTANWIPDLFMKRVFDDGKWTLFSPSEVPDLHDLTGKAFEERYEYYEALTEYNKIKLFKVVQAKDLWRKMLSMLFETGHPWLTFKDPCNLRSPQQHVGVVHSSNLCTEITLNTNKDEIAVCNLGSINLPNHIVDGKLDTAKLQRTVNTAVRMLDNVIDINYYSVPQAKNSNFKHRPVGLGIMGFQDALYLQHIPYGSDAAVEFADKSMEAVSYYAIQASCDLADERGAYETFQGSLWSKGILPLDSQQILIASRGEKYIDVDLNESLDWAPVRARVQKGIRNSNIMAIAPTATIANITGVSQSIEPTYQNLYVKSNLSGEFTVINPYLVRDLKARGLWDSVMINDLKYYDGSVQQIERIPQELKALYATAFEVDTKWIVDAASRRQKWIDQAQSLNLYIAGASGKKLDVTYRMAWYRGLKTTYYLRALAATSTEKSTINTGKLNAVSSGGNHGDDSVLAAPAGPAPVPKACAIDEPDCEACQ
- a CDS encoding flagellar hook protein FlgE, with translation MSFNIGLSGLYAANKQLDVTGNNIANVATTGFKSSRAEFEDVYSATKLGSGSKTVGNGVRLANVSQQFGQGDVNNTGNVLDMGIQGQGFFVLSNDGSLSYTRAGTFKTDKEGFITNTDGTSRLQGYGVDANGKIQNGILTDLRIDTSNLPPQATSLVSSTINLNSTAPAITAAFNPSDTATFTKQFTTPVYDTQGNQHSMDQYMVKTAGNTWNVYTLIDGRNLNGSLPTTTGATAPVPSTMTFDSSGKLTQVSTPPATINNDLVLTGWVPGTVTNGVWAANGAASAPSITISMTNTTQFNADTARSIPTQNGYATGQITNLTIDGSGVLLANFSNNQTKPIGQLALASFTNEQGLQPVGGTSWKETFDSGIPGYDAPTTGTLGSIVSNSLEESNVNLTNELVELIKAQSNYQANAKTISTQSTIMQTIIQMT
- a CDS encoding flagellar basal body rod modification protein FlgD; the protein is MSVTNTTGGLSLNEILANSSVKTTSASDSLTSATSAATGKKELGKDAFLQLLVTQLKNQNPLEPQDNGEFVAQLAQFSSLEGITTLNQTVSGIAGNYNSSQALQASSLVGRSVIAPGDKAVVDTSKSLNGTVVVPASVSSVAVKIVDKDGKTVRTIDLGSQKAGNSAFIWDGKNDAGTTVESGTYTFAASTTIDGQATSLITNLPATVSSVTISQTGGELMLNLAGLGSIALSKVQTIGM
- a CDS encoding flagellar basal body rod protein FlgC, which encodes MSIASVFNIAGSAMSAQTTRLNTVASNIANAETVSSSIDQTYRARHPVFATMFQAGQNGGSDSLFQEQDAAGQGVQVLGVVEDQSNLEARYEPNHPAADAKGYVYYPNVNVVEEMADMISASRSFQTNAEMMNTAKTMMQKVLTLGQ
- the flgB gene encoding flagellar basal body rod protein FlgB (with FlgF and C makes up the proximal portion of the flagellar basal body rod) encodes the protein MSISFDKALGIHEKALGFRAQRAEVLANNIANADTPNYKARDLDFSKVLAEQNEKTKNGSFALNMTNSRHIEAEGLGNGDESLMYRTPMQPSIDQNTVDAQLEQSNYAENSVNFQASFTLLNSKFKGLVSALRGE
- a CDS encoding chemotaxis protein, whose translation is MSTGNLDFEQFRVFLEKACGILLGENKQYLVSSRLNKLMEQQGLKTLGELVQRIQTQPRSGLREMVVDAMTTNETLWFRDTYPFEVLKNKVLPAAIKASPGQRLRIWSAACSSGQEPYSLSMSIDEFERTNIGQLKGGVQIVATDLSGTMLNNCKTGEYDSLAIGRGLSPDRLQRYFDPKGPGRWVVKAPIKNRVEFRSFNLLDSYASLGKFDIVFCRNVLIYFSAEVKKDILMRIHGTLKPGGYLFLGASEALNGLPDHYQMVQCSPGIIYQAK
- a CDS encoding chemotaxis protein CheW, with the protein product MAGVMDSVNQRTQLVGQNRLELLLFRLDGQQLYGINVFKVREVLQCPKLTLMPKSSPVVCGVANIRGATIPILDLAMATGSGRLMDQSNPFVIITEYNTKTQGFLVRSVERIVNMNWEEIHPPPKGTGRDHYLTAVTRVDSQLVEIIDVEKILAEVAPTTETISQGVVDAETQHKAISLRVLTVDDSSVARKQVTRCLQTIGVEVIALNDGRQALDYLRTLVDEGKKPEEEFLMMISDIEMPEMDGYTLTSEIRSDPRMQKLHIILHTSLSGVFNQAMVKKVGADDFLAKFRPDDLASRVVDRIKSVE
- a CDS encoding flagellar basal body P-ring biosynthesis protein FlgA, which codes for MNAQTTFSRRLTTHCRHWLGALLAACLFTWGNPALAEAPVTLPDLLIGVTQGFLEFTVEDYLATSQTEGRYEIEVNQLDPRLRMPMCDKELTASLESPARPLGRVTVKVRCDSAAPWTVFVPAQVRLFREIVTTTRPLKRAGIVEPQDVVLRERDVSQISQGFLTSVDEAIGQKLVRPMVADQVITQVHLEQAEVVRKGDQVVITARSGTLAVRMPGEALSNGGMREQIRVKNLNSQRVIKAQVIAPGQVEVAM
- a CDS encoding flagellar biosynthesis anti-sigma factor FlgM encodes the protein MVIDFNRLNSSSPLTGTTRTSASKEADKSAPLSTPAEQVSNGESVHLSNEAQQLQKVTDKLRDQPVVDNARVAELKAAIADGSYKVDSNRVASKLLNFEAQR
- a CDS encoding flagellar biosynthesis protein FlgN yields the protein MHDTTLLQLIIDDFVPAQQLLELLQTESLALHGRDMPLLENILAQKQALIILLDQHGRKRSEILASLNLPASPDGLEQLASQSSIGDQLLAQSAVLTDLLAQCQAANARNGQSIQVQQAATANQLRILNGGEIPTLYDARGSTAKMVKHRPLSQA
- a CDS encoding pilus assembly protein PilZ, producing MFNASNADDAPQPPKVLTTPLEISGNLRMLQDSHDPLIITFHERTQRFQSYLVDVNRENNSLALDEMIPRDGERFLLAGEPFRVEGFHDGVRIAWESNGPLTISDTSDGRCYRGALPDEVVYHQRRNAFRAALKLAQLVDVELGGEKLKAAVNGKLLDISATGCKLRFDGDITERLQLGQVYERFIAALPFGNMTAPVELRYLHFEERINTTFAGVRFHNISGLVQRQVERFVYQLQREARRFDKDDL